One Trichoderma atroviride chromosome 7, complete sequence DNA segment encodes these proteins:
- a CDS encoding uncharacterized protein (EggNog:ENOG41): MSSQQNKSVASSRFELLPALNLNFGSITDGTDIPPPPESPIEPTITPARTPKTSDENISGKQATSAAVAAQDKAATTIPEDAPPSPAVSSQQGSAFQDNNGRNLVNVYRPQSQSGSSVADSEKKRASGWFKRLRTGENQSRRRSSLLSLEQQPHISTTTTTPKPTSDNKPPPTIPKLVHLESDKGGFGSNLFDDIK; the protein is encoded by the exons ATGTCTTCGCAGCAGAACAAGAGCGTGGCCAGCTCGCGCTTTGAGCTGCTGCCTGCCCTCAACCTGAATTTTGGCAGCATCACCGACGGCACCGATATTCCTCCACCGCCGGAGTCTCCGATCGAGCCGACGATTACGCCAGCGAGAACGCCCAAAACCAGTGATGAGAACATCAGCGGCAAACAAGCGACTTCAGCAGCCGTAGCGGCCCAAGATAAAGCTGCCACGACGATTCCCGAAGACGCGCCGCCGAGTCCTGCCGTCTCGAGTCAACAGG GAAGCGCATTTCAAGATAACAACGGGCGCAATCTTGTCAATGTGTATCGCCCACAAAGCCAGAGCGGCTCCAGCGTCGCAGActcggagaagaagcgagcgAGCGGCTGGTTCAAGCGTCTAAGAACGGGAGAAAACCAGTCGAGGAGGCGCTCGAGTCTCTTAAgccttgagcagcagccgcataTATCGACAACTACGACGACACCGAAGCCGACTTCTGATAATAAACCGCCGCCCACGATTCCCAAGCTAGTACACCTCGAGAGTGACAAAGGCGGTTTTGGATCAAATTTGTTCGATGACATCAAATAA
- a CDS encoding uncharacterized protein (EggNog:ENOG41) encodes MDRDRDGRSRRYDDGEVVRYGAGESWRPTPRERSPRRPRSPVRDRARSPPRTRSPRPRSPIIPGSDSYVPGRYPPRRRSRSINDRYRRDRSRDRESPRRRERSRSPMRRSPLPRRSPLRRESPARENRYDRPRSPRREWERDRPRDIDRERDWDRERNRPREWERDPERRDDRRSRSPFALARDRRRERTPPGKTTPIAVRGGVYRPRSRSPNRRDDRFLSYKRHSPMREPGPMSALPSRPASERADSQSQSAKTRSPITLEGSPPHRSTTPVAAVKDIQRPIANETASGPSKSPPRGPAALRAPPIGPAAARTLSTSATMPIPQTQRIPQTPNAMPHRTDTTSPTNPPSGPRGYVPLNRGSSFSSRGGRGGWNSAPSRHLSGPPPASAATGGPSNIPTGPRASISNGSGAGMSSAQRPFNPPTGPSAQHGNGPRQTLAQSLLATMPPLIPGGKTDPSMTPLVLGVTKEIEPHYRKLKDEEEKIREELRLKQERLRKSLYSWSRLDRDARAWEMRSDLSEKSMKNLAGEGVGGAAF; translated from the exons ATGGACCGCGATCGCGATGGCCGGAGCCGCAG GTATGACGACGGTGAAGTCGTTCGATATGGCGCTGGAGAGTCTTGGAGGCCAACCCCGCGGGAGCGATCGCCTAGAAGACCGAGGAGCCCCGTGAGAGACAGAGCAAGAAGCCCGCCGCGTACTAGAAGCCCTCGCCCTCGAAGCCCTATAATCCCAGGATCCGATAGCTATGTGCCTGGGAGGTATCCGCCGCGAAGGCGCTCTCGGAGTATAAACGATCGGTACCGCCGCGATCGATCCCGAGACCGCGAAAGCCCCCGAAGGCGCGAGAGAAGCCGATCCCCCATGAGAAGATCACCCCTGCCTCGCCGGAGCCCACTTAGAAGAGAGTCACCGGCACGAGAGAACAGATATGACCGACCGAGATCACCGCGACGTGAATGGGAGCGCGATAGGCCTAGGGATATAGACCGTGAAAGAGATTGGGACCGTGAGAGAAATCGACCTAGAGAATGGGAGCGAGACCCCGAGAGGCGCGATGATAG GAGATCACGCTCTCCATTCGCTCTCGCTCGAGATCGCCGTCGCGAGAGGACTCCGCCAGGGAAAACAACGCCTATTGCTGTCCGTGGTGGTGTTTACAGGCCTCGTTCTAGGTCACCCAATCGACGGGATGACAGATTTCTTTCATATAAGCGACATTCGCCGATGCGAGAACCCGGGCCTATGTCTGCGCTACCGTCTCGACCTGCTTCCGAACGAGCGGATTCTCAATCACAGTCGGCCAAAACTCGTTCGCCCATTACCTTGGAAGGCTCCCCTCCCCACCGTTCTACGACACCAGTTGCAGCTGTCAAAGACATCCAACGGCCCATTGCAAACGAAACTGCCTCTGGCCCTTCAAAATCACCGCCACGTGGCCCTGCAGCATTACGAGCACCACCCATCGggcccgctgctgctcgtacACTTTCCACCTCCGCAACAATGCCTATTCCACAGACGCAACGAATTCCTCAGACGCCAAACGCGATGCCACACAGAACAGACACTACAAGTCCAACAAACCCGCCTTCAGGGCCTCGAGGCTACGTCCCATTAAACAGAggatcttctttttcatcccGTGGCGGGAGAGGAGGATGGAATTCAGCGCCATCTCGCCATCTATCTGGcccaccaccagcatcagctgcGACAGGTGGCCCTTCTAATATCCCCACCGGCCCTCGAGCATCCATCTCAAATGGATCCGGCGCAGGAATGTCTTCTGCTCAACGACCATTTAACCCACCCACGGGGCCCTCAGCTCAACATGGCAACGGGCCAAGACAGACCCTTGCTCAAAGCCTgttggcgacgatgccccCTCTAATTCCCGGCGGAAAAACAGATCCGAGCATGACACCCCTAGTACTTGGGGTCACGAAGGAGATTGAACCACACTACAGAAAGCtaaaagacgaagaggaaaaaataCGCGAGGAACTACGGCTCAAGCAAGAACGGCTCCGAAAGAGTCTCTATTCGTGGTCCAGACTTGACCGGGATGCCAGGGCGTGGGAGATGAGAAGTGACCTgagcgagaagagcatgAAGAACTTGGCTGGTGAAGGCGTTGGCGGTGCAGCCTTTTAG
- a CDS encoding uncharacterized protein (EggNog:ENOG41): MANLHRYDDGEVVRYGAGESWRPTPRERSPRRPRSPVRDRARSPPRTRSPRPRSPIIPGSDSYVPGRYPPRRRSRSINDRYRRDRSRDRESPRRRERSRSPMRRSPLPRRSPLRRESPARENRYDRPRSPRREWERDRPRDIDRERDWDRERNRPREWERDPERRDDRRSRSPFALARDRRRERTPPGKTTPIAVRGGVYRPRSRSPNRRDDRFLSYKRHSPMREPGPMSALPSRPASERADSQSQSAKTRSPITLEGSPPHRSTTPVAAVKDIQRPIANETASGPSKSPPRGPAALRAPPIGPAAARTLSTSATMPIPQTQRIPQTPNAMPHRTDTTSPTNPPSGPRGYVPLNRGSSFSSRGGRGGWNSAPSRHLSGPPPASAATGGPSNIPTGPRASISNGSGAGMSSAQRPFNPPTGPSAQHGNGPRQTLAQSLLATMPPLIPGGKTDPSMTPLVLGVTKEIEPHYRKLKDEEEKIREELRLKQERLRKSLYSWSRLDRDARAWEMRSDLSEKSMKNLAGEGVGGAAF; this comes from the exons ATGGCTAATCTTCATAGGTATGACGACGGTGAAGTCGTTCGATATGGCGCTGGAGAGTCTTGGAGGCCAACCCCGCGGGAGCGATCGCCTAGAAGACCGAGGAGCCCCGTGAGAGACAGAGCAAGAAGCCCGCCGCGTACTAGAAGCCCTCGCCCTCGAAGCCCTATAATCCCAGGATCCGATAGCTATGTGCCTGGGAGGTATCCGCCGCGAAGGCGCTCTCGGAGTATAAACGATCGGTACCGCCGCGATCGATCCCGAGACCGCGAAAGCCCCCGAAGGCGCGAGAGAAGCCGATCCCCCATGAGAAGATCACCCCTGCCTCGCCGGAGCCCACTTAGAAGAGAGTCACCGGCACGAGAGAACAGATATGACCGACCGAGATCACCGCGACGTGAATGGGAGCGCGATAGGCCTAGGGATATAGACCGTGAAAGAGATTGGGACCGTGAGAGAAATCGACCTAGAGAATGGGAGCGAGACCCCGAGAGGCGCGATGATAG GAGATCACGCTCTCCATTCGCTCTCGCTCGAGATCGCCGTCGCGAGAGGACTCCGCCAGGGAAAACAACGCCTATTGCTGTCCGTGGTGGTGTTTACAGGCCTCGTTCTAGGTCACCCAATCGACGGGATGACAGATTTCTTTCATATAAGCGACATTCGCCGATGCGAGAACCCGGGCCTATGTCTGCGCTACCGTCTCGACCTGCTTCCGAACGAGCGGATTCTCAATCACAGTCGGCCAAAACTCGTTCGCCCATTACCTTGGAAGGCTCCCCTCCCCACCGTTCTACGACACCAGTTGCAGCTGTCAAAGACATCCAACGGCCCATTGCAAACGAAACTGCCTCTGGCCCTTCAAAATCACCGCCACGTGGCCCTGCAGCATTACGAGCACCACCCATCGggcccgctgctgctcgtacACTTTCCACCTCCGCAACAATGCCTATTCCACAGACGCAACGAATTCCTCAGACGCCAAACGCGATGCCACACAGAACAGACACTACAAGTCCAACAAACCCGCCTTCAGGGCCTCGAGGCTACGTCCCATTAAACAGAggatcttctttttcatcccGTGGCGGGAGAGGAGGATGGAATTCAGCGCCATCTCGCCATCTATCTGGcccaccaccagcatcagctgcGACAGGTGGCCCTTCTAATATCCCCACCGGCCCTCGAGCATCCATCTCAAATGGATCCGGCGCAGGAATGTCTTCTGCTCAACGACCATTTAACCCACCCACGGGGCCCTCAGCTCAACATGGCAACGGGCCAAGACAGACCCTTGCTCAAAGCCTgttggcgacgatgccccCTCTAATTCCCGGCGGAAAAACAGATCCGAGCATGACACCCCTAGTACTTGGGGTCACGAAGGAGATTGAACCACACTACAGAAAGCtaaaagacgaagaggaaaaaataCGCGAGGAACTACGGCTCAAGCAAGAACGGCTCCGAAAGAGTCTCTATTCGTGGTCCAGACTTGACCGGGATGCCAGGGCGTGGGAGATGAGAAGTGACCTgagcgagaagagcatgAAGAACTTGGCTGGTGAAGGCGTTGGCGGTGCAGCCTTTTAG